One window of Acidobacteriaceae bacterium genomic DNA carries:
- a CDS encoding NADH-quinone oxidoreductase subunit A, translating to MNPPVFGGYLPIVVLAIAAAGFAIAPLLLAWLWSKSFSPRKPGPYKNSTYECGLEAKDTTWIPFSPEYYLYAIIFLIFDVEAIFLLPFAVSFSGLSVGASIAMVVFLLLLVEGLVWAWQKGVLTWV from the coding sequence ATGAATCCTCCGGTCTTCGGCGGCTACCTTCCCATCGTGGTCCTTGCGATCGCCGCCGCAGGTTTTGCGATCGCTCCGCTCCTACTTGCGTGGCTCTGGTCAAAGAGCTTCTCTCCGCGCAAACCAGGACCGTACAAAAACTCCACGTATGAATGCGGTCTGGAGGCAAAGGACACCACCTGGATACCCTTCAGCCCGGAATATTACCTTTACGCGATCATCTTTCTGATCTTCGATGTAGAAGCGATCTTCCTTCTGCCGTTCGCCGTATCATTCAGCGGTCTAAGCGTGGGGGCCTCCATCGCCATGGTGGTCTTCTTGCTCCTGCTGGTCGAAGGACTCGTATGGGCATGGCAGAAGGGCGTATTGACCTGGGTATGA